The following coding sequences are from one Syntrophotaleaceae bacterium window:
- the tolB gene encoding Tol-Pal system beta propeller repeat protein TolB — protein sequence MRRLFLLFAILFLIPASALAQIEIRAPGQQTISLALTTLLPGQGQQPPPGLAADFNKTLASLLDLSGLFSLVNPASFLSDARRPTMNSTDIDFGQWRLLGTEALVKGTAGMQNGRLVLEIRLFDVVNRRLLNGRRYVGDPADIHRMAHRFADQILESLSGLQGPFNTRIAYIDNRTGRKELYMMDVDGRNVVPLTSHRSIVLNPDFSPVGKELLFTSYKAGNPDLYRKDIYSGREVRLSARNGLNIAARYRPDGREVALTLSRDGNPDLYLLGTDGTDRKRLTDHWGIDVDPSWSPAGDRIAFVSDRLGNPQVFILDVWSRSAKRLPTSGKYSATPAWSPRGDRIAYTRLESGRFDIFTIKPDGTDERQLTFGPGNKEHPRWSPDGRFLVYSSDQEGKKAIYIMRADGTGARRISQSAGACSHPAWSGQW from the coding sequence TCCTCTTCCTGATACCCGCATCAGCCCTTGCCCAGATCGAAATCAGGGCACCTGGCCAGCAGACCATTTCCCTGGCCCTGACCACACTCCTGCCCGGTCAGGGGCAGCAGCCGCCCCCAGGGCTGGCCGCCGATTTCAACAAAACCCTGGCCAGCCTGCTCGACCTCAGCGGCCTGTTCTCCCTGGTCAATCCCGCTTCCTTCCTCTCCGACGCCCGCCGCCCGACCATGAACAGTACCGACATCGATTTCGGCCAATGGCGTCTGCTCGGCACCGAGGCGCTGGTCAAAGGGACAGCGGGCATGCAGAACGGCCGCCTGGTTCTGGAAATCCGGTTGTTCGACGTCGTCAACCGCAGACTGCTCAACGGCCGTCGCTACGTAGGCGATCCTGCCGACATCCACCGGATGGCCCATCGTTTCGCCGATCAGATCCTGGAAAGCCTGTCCGGTCTCCAGGGTCCCTTCAACACCCGCATCGCCTATATCGACAACCGGACCGGGCGCAAGGAACTCTACATGATGGACGTCGACGGGCGCAACGTCGTGCCATTGACTTCCCACCGGTCCATCGTTCTCAATCCCGATTTCTCGCCCGTTGGCAAGGAACTGCTTTTCACCTCCTACAAGGCCGGCAACCCCGATCTTTATCGCAAGGATATCTATTCCGGCCGTGAAGTGCGCCTGTCGGCCAGAAACGGGCTCAACATCGCCGCCAGATATCGTCCCGACGGCAGGGAAGTGGCCCTGACTCTCTCCCGGGATGGCAATCCTGACCTTTATCTGTTGGGCACAGACGGCACGGACCGCAAACGCCTGACCGACCACTGGGGGATCGACGTCGATCCGAGCTGGAGCCCCGCCGGCGATCGCATTGCCTTTGTATCGGACCGGCTCGGCAACCCGCAGGTTTTCATCCTCGACGTCTGGTCCCGGTCGGCGAAACGACTGCCGACCAGCGGCAAGTACAGTGCCACGCCTGCCTGGAGTCCTCGCGGCGACCGCATCGCTTACACCCGGCTGGAAAGCGGGAGGTTCGATATCTTCACCATCAAGCCCGACGGCACCGACGAGCGCCAGCTCACTTTCGGCCCCGGCAACAAGGAGCACCCGCGCTGGAGTCCGGATGGTCGTTTTCTCGTCTACTCCTCCGATCAGGAGGGCAAAAAGGCCATCTACATCATGCGGGCCGACGGTACAGGCGCCCGCCGGATCTCCCAATCGGCTGGAGCCTGCAGTCATCCGGCCTGGTCCGGACAATGGTGA